A single region of the Solidesulfovibrio fructosivorans JJ] genome encodes:
- the fliF gene encoding flagellar basal-body MS-ring/collar protein FliF, whose amino-acid sequence MPPFFKQSFEKLIQYWSNRTAAQRILLGGLAASTVAAFLVMIYFLNQPEMRVLYTRLAPEDAARVVEQLKASKTPYELRDNGATIMVPAESVYEQRLKIAGEGLMHGQGVGFELFDQLKVGQTDFVQRINYTRALQGELARTITEFPQVEKARVHLVLPQKSLFIEEQKQASASVVLTLKRGQKLDAKQLQGIVNLVSMAVEGLTPEHITITDTTGQSLYQPQGDSGLAGMSNSQFEFKNTYESNLENRIEQLLTPIVGPGRSIVKANVDLDFSQRTIRKELYDPNVTVVRSEQKNEETTSGTAAVDASGQTVTPRGGGAAVPNNNFQGSGYSGTESTQKSSRQNSTTNFEINKEEQNVVTPVGDLKRQSIAVIVDGTYVKDKDKETYTFVPRKAEELERIKQVVARAAGLDPSRGDEIQVSSFEFGAPDGSDQPSLVQTMLEYAQRLGKPFLNGLLLFLFLILVVRPVVLALIRPRVTEEEIETLERLPEGEARLALAEPEESEGLGMLEGGKELELAKNLALQLFEENMEQSMTLLKAWLKQEA is encoded by the coding sequence ATGCCCCCGTTCTTCAAGCAGAGTTTCGAAAAGCTCATCCAGTACTGGTCCAACCGCACCGCCGCCCAGCGCATACTGCTTGGAGGCCTGGCCGCCTCCACGGTCGCCGCCTTCCTGGTCATGATCTACTTCCTCAACCAGCCCGAGATGCGCGTGCTCTACACCCGGCTGGCCCCCGAGGACGCGGCCCGGGTCGTGGAGCAGCTCAAGGCCTCCAAGACGCCCTACGAACTGCGCGACAACGGCGCCACCATCATGGTCCCGGCCGAATCGGTCTACGAACAGCGCCTGAAAATCGCCGGCGAAGGCCTCATGCACGGGCAGGGCGTCGGCTTCGAACTTTTCGACCAGCTCAAGGTCGGCCAGACCGATTTCGTCCAGCGCATCAACTACACCCGCGCCCTGCAAGGCGAACTGGCCCGCACCATCACCGAATTTCCCCAGGTGGAAAAAGCCCGGGTCCATCTGGTGCTGCCCCAGAAGAGCCTTTTTATCGAGGAACAGAAGCAGGCTTCGGCCTCGGTGGTCCTGACCCTCAAGCGTGGCCAAAAACTTGACGCCAAGCAGCTCCAGGGCATCGTCAACCTGGTGTCCATGGCCGTCGAGGGCCTCACCCCGGAACACATCACCATCACCGACACCACGGGCCAGTCGCTGTACCAGCCCCAGGGCGATTCCGGCCTGGCCGGCATGTCCAACAGCCAGTTCGAATTCAAGAACACCTACGAATCCAACCTCGAAAACCGCATCGAACAGCTGCTGACCCCCATCGTCGGGCCCGGCCGGTCCATCGTCAAAGCCAACGTGGACCTGGATTTCAGCCAGCGCACCATCCGCAAGGAACTCTACGACCCCAACGTCACCGTGGTGCGCAGCGAGCAGAAAAACGAGGAAACCACCTCCGGCACGGCGGCCGTGGACGCCTCCGGCCAGACCGTGACCCCGCGCGGCGGCGGCGCGGCCGTGCCCAACAACAATTTCCAGGGCTCGGGCTATTCCGGCACCGAATCCACCCAGAAATCCAGCCGCCAGAACAGCACCACCAATTTCGAGATCAACAAGGAAGAACAAAACGTCGTCACCCCGGTCGGCGACTTGAAGCGCCAGTCCATCGCGGTTATCGTGGACGGGACCTACGTCAAGGATAAGGACAAGGAGACCTACACCTTCGTGCCCAGAAAGGCCGAAGAGCTCGAGCGCATCAAGCAGGTGGTGGCCCGGGCGGCCGGCCTCGACCCTTCGCGCGGGGACGAGATCCAGGTGTCGAGCTTCGAGTTCGGCGCGCCGGACGGCTCGGACCAGCCGAGCCTGGTCCAGACCATGCTGGAATACGCCCAGCGGCTGGGCAAGCCTTTCCTGAACGGCCTGCTGCTCTTCCTCTTCCTGATCCTGGTGGTGCGGCCGGTGGTGCTGGCGCTGATCCGCCCGCGCGTCACCGAAGAAGAGATCGAGACCCTCGAACGCCTGCCCGAAGGCGAGGCGCGGCTGGCCCTGGCCGAACCCGAGGAAAGCGAGGGGCTGGGCATGCTCGAGGGCGGCAAGGAGCTGGAGCTGGCCAAGAACCTGGCCCTGCAACTGTTCGAGGAAAACATGGAACAGTCCATGACGCTGCTCAAAGCCTGGCTCAAGCAAGAGGCTTAG
- the fliE gene encoding flagellar hook-basal body complex protein FliE gives MMISPLALSAYKTAMAQTGAIDAQVSKSLTKPGAPAEGFGQMLTDSLTTVNNMQNEKNDMVEAFAAGKSQNVHELMINLQKAGMAMQMTTAVRGKVLEAYKELVKMQF, from the coding sequence ATCATGATATCTCCCCTGGCGCTCAGCGCATACAAGACCGCCATGGCCCAGACCGGGGCCATCGACGCCCAGGTCTCCAAGTCCCTGACCAAGCCGGGCGCGCCGGCCGAGGGCTTCGGCCAGATGCTCACGGACTCGCTGACGACCGTCAACAATATGCAAAACGAGAAGAACGACATGGTCGAAGCCTTTGCCGCGGGCAAGAGCCAGAACGTGCACGAGCTGATGATCAACCTGCAAAAGGCCGGCATGGCCATGCAGATGACCACGGCCGTGCGCGGCAAGGTGCTCGAGGCCTACAAAGAACTGGTGAAGATGCAGTTCTAG
- the flgC gene encoding flagellar basal body rod protein FlgC yields MDLFTAMDIGSSGMSAQRTLMNTISMNLANIRTTRTVNGGGPYVRKSVMLESTPIDSPFSEAMKTAQDRELAGVKVTGLVNDNRPFRMQYEPGHPDANAEGYVAYPDINVVEEMANMITAMRSYEASSSSIGTVKTMFSKALEIGR; encoded by the coding sequence ATGGACCTCTTTACCGCCATGGACATCGGGTCCTCGGGCATGTCCGCCCAGCGCACCCTGATGAACACCATCTCCATGAACCTGGCCAACATCCGGACCACCCGCACGGTCAACGGCGGCGGCCCCTATGTGCGCAAGTCCGTGATGCTCGAATCCACCCCCATCGACTCGCCTTTCTCCGAGGCCATGAAGACCGCCCAGGATCGCGAACTGGCCGGGGTCAAGGTCACGGGGCTCGTCAACGACAACCGCCCCTTCCGCATGCAGTACGAACCGGGCCATCCCGACGCCAACGCCGAGGGCTACGTGGCCTACCCCGACATCAACGTGGTCGAGGAGATGGCCAACATGATCACGGCCATGCGCAGCTACGAGGCTTCGAGCTCGTCGATCGGCACCGTCAAGACCATGTTCAGCAAAGCCCTGGAAATCGGGCGATAA
- the flgB gene encoding flagellar basal body rod protein FlgB → MKSIFPENTDLLGKVLDLRLERQNVVMSNLSNQDVPAYKARRLEFENELQSALGLETEGKLTRTGSKHLSQKFSPATFTGALEMGWKPRVVAGLDSVDMDKEMSIMAKNTLMYNALTEITKKGFEGLQKVLAEGGK, encoded by the coding sequence ATGAAATCAATATTTCCCGAAAATACGGACCTGCTCGGCAAGGTTTTGGACCTGCGCCTGGAGCGTCAGAATGTCGTCATGTCCAATCTGTCCAACCAGGACGTGCCCGCCTACAAGGCGCGCCGGCTGGAATTCGAGAACGAACTGCAATCCGCGCTCGGGCTCGAAACGGAGGGCAAGCTGACGCGCACCGGATCCAAGCATCTGTCCCAGAAGTTTTCCCCGGCCACCTTCACGGGCGCCCTCGAGATGGGCTGGAAGCCGCGTGTGGTGGCGGGCCTGGACAGCGTGGATATGGACAAGGAAATGTCGATCATGGCCAAGAACACGCTCATGTACAACGCCCTGACCGAGATCACCAAGAAGGGCTTCGAAGGCCTGCAAAAGGTCCTCGCCGAGGGAGGTAAGTAG
- a CDS encoding tetratricopeptide repeat protein gives MSGQLDYEINKELGECYLFMGDLDKAEEYYSKAMTNNGVHPDPYLGLATIAVQRGELDQAMTLYRKASTIEPDDRALSGMALIEMERGEAAEAFTHFRGALAKNPENLVAIFGMVRLGHAESRIEETLPYLRDYLAIDPAKHDVRFTLAGCLVSLGRHAEAGAELETILAQDPRYAAAKDLAEELKRIAA, from the coding sequence ATGAGCGGGCAGTTGGATTACGAAATCAACAAGGAACTCGGCGAGTGCTATCTTTTCATGGGCGATTTGGACAAGGCCGAAGAATACTACTCCAAGGCCATGACCAATAACGGCGTTCACCCCGATCCCTATCTGGGGCTGGCCACCATCGCCGTGCAGCGCGGCGAGCTCGACCAGGCCATGACGCTCTACCGCAAGGCCTCCACCATCGAGCCCGACGACCGGGCCCTTTCCGGCATGGCGCTCATCGAGATGGAACGCGGCGAAGCGGCCGAGGCATTCACCCATTTCAGGGGCGCCCTGGCCAAGAACCCGGAAAACCTGGTCGCCATCTTCGGCATGGTGCGCCTGGGCCACGCCGAAAGCCGCATCGAGGAAACCCTGCCCTACCTGCGGGACTACCTCGCCATCGACCCGGCCAAGCACGACGTGCGCTTCACCCTGGCCGGCTGCCTGGTCAGCCTCGGCCGCCACGCCGAAGCCGGCGCCGAACTCGAGACCATCCTGGCCCAGGACCCCCGCTACGCCGCCGCCAAGGACCTGGCCGAGGAACTCAAGCGCATCGCCGCCTGA
- a CDS encoding IMP cyclohydrolase: protein MELLPVKRALLSVTDKSGLPELARFLSAAGVELVSTGGTRKLLMEAGLPVTAVSDVTGFPEILGGRVKTLHPHIHGGILADKDNPEHLATLAKHGIAPFDMVVVNLYAFEKALEKGLALPEMVEQIDIGGPTLLRASAKNFSSILVVPDPAFYPEVMDTLAQNAMAAPLPLRQKTAAATFAKTSAYDAAIAAYLKDA, encoded by the coding sequence ATGGAACTTCTGCCTGTCAAACGGGCGCTTTTAAGCGTCACGGATAAGTCCGGCCTGCCCGAACTGGCCCGGTTTTTAAGCGCCGCCGGAGTCGAACTCGTCTCCACCGGCGGCACCCGCAAACTGCTCATGGAAGCGGGCCTACCCGTCACCGCCGTCAGCGACGTGACGGGATTCCCGGAAATCCTGGGCGGCCGCGTCAAAACCCTGCACCCCCATATCCACGGCGGCATCCTGGCCGACAAGGACAACCCCGAGCACCTGGCCACCCTGGCGAAGCACGGCATCGCCCCCTTCGATATGGTGGTGGTCAACCTCTACGCCTTCGAAAAGGCCCTCGAAAAAGGCCTGGCCCTGCCCGAAATGGTCGAACAGATCGACATCGGCGGCCCCACCCTGCTGCGGGCCTCGGCCAAAAATTTCTCCAGCATCCTGGTCGTGCCCGACCCGGCCTTCTACCCCGAGGTCATGGACACCCTGGCCCAAAACGCCATGGCCGCGCCCCTGCCCCTGCGCCAGAAAACCGCCGCCGCCACCTTCGCCAAGACCAGCGCCTACGACGCCGCCATCGCCGCGTACTTGAAAGACGCATAA
- a CDS encoding 2-hydroxyacid dehydrogenase — translation MADILVTLTSPHANRPLLDEMAAPYGGYANFADVPEADRAAAVASAKVVLSFKPHKEMGDAMAALHPGQLLQILSAGLDDLPFDRIPDGVTVAGNSGAFARPMAEHALAMVLCLAKRLREEDAAMRRGEFNQMVPTLLLSGKKAAVLGLGGAGKAVARLLAALGMEIYALNTSGKTDEPVAYVGTRDNLRTILEGAQVAVLTLPYSRLTHEMIGARELALLAPDAILVNVARGEILDQKALYEHLRDHPAFRAGIESWWVEPLRHGRFEVEYPLLDLPNLLASPHNSFDVAEWPQLSYEAAFANIGRYLRGEAITGLMRPQLHRI, via the coding sequence ATGGCCGACATCCTGGTGACCCTGACCAGCCCCCATGCCAACCGCCCGCTCCTAGACGAAATGGCCGCCCCGTACGGCGGCTATGCGAATTTCGCCGACGTGCCCGAGGCCGACCGGGCCGCCGCTGTGGCCAGCGCCAAGGTGGTGCTGTCGTTCAAGCCCCACAAGGAAATGGGAGACGCCATGGCCGCCCTGCATCCGGGGCAGTTGCTCCAGATCCTTTCGGCCGGTCTCGACGACCTGCCGTTCGACAGGATTCCCGACGGCGTGACCGTGGCCGGCAATTCCGGGGCCTTTGCCCGGCCCATGGCCGAGCACGCCCTGGCCATGGTGCTGTGCCTGGCCAAGCGCTTGCGCGAGGAGGACGCGGCCATGCGGCGCGGGGAGTTCAACCAGATGGTCCCCACCCTGCTTTTATCCGGCAAAAAAGCGGCCGTGCTCGGGCTCGGCGGCGCGGGCAAGGCCGTGGCCAGGCTCCTTGCCGCCTTGGGCATGGAGATTTACGCCCTCAACACCTCGGGCAAGACCGACGAGCCCGTGGCCTACGTCGGCACCCGCGACAATCTGCGAACCATCCTCGAAGGCGCGCAGGTGGCGGTGCTCACCCTGCCCTATTCACGGCTCACCCATGAGATGATCGGCGCGCGGGAGCTGGCCCTCCTTGCCCCGGACGCCATCCTGGTCAACGTGGCCCGGGGCGAGATTCTCGACCAGAAGGCGCTCTACGAGCACTTGCGCGACCATCCCGCGTTTCGGGCCGGCATCGAGTCCTGGTGGGTGGAGCCGTTGCGCCACGGCCGCTTCGAGGTGGAATATCCGCTGCTGGACCTGCCGAACCTGCTGGCCAGCCCGCACAACTCCTTCGACGTGGCCGAATGGCCGCAACTGAGCTACGAAGCGGCCTTCGCCAACATCGGGCGCTATCTGCGCGGCGAGGCGATCACCGGGCTTATGCGCCCGCAGTTGCACAGGATATAA
- a CDS encoding iron-containing alcohol dehydrogenase family protein, with the protein MKTISVPGLVRIKPGAIARLGVYLRRAGHRRVLVLVSTGLPEAIGQAARAGMAGEGVEVAHWEEAADNRFEDAAAGFAALPKKIAAVVGIGGGKALDMAKYLAFLARLPYYAVPTSLSNDGFCSPQSSLTMGGKRRSLAAALPQGVVIDVTVCLSAPKILWLSGVGDLASKLTAVFDWKLAFHHRGEPVDDLAALLSDATVHQFMDSPRFDEPSLALLGTALMLNGIAMEMCGSSRPASGSEHLISHALDATAARPRLHGLQVGTAGYIVSRLQGGQQTDTLARLFTETGFFDAIRADPFSRSEWITAVRLAPGVKDDFFTVLSLRDCLTEVLQTIDHDPLLAGCFTD; encoded by the coding sequence GTGAAGACGATTTCCGTGCCGGGGCTCGTGCGCATCAAGCCCGGGGCGATCGCCCGACTTGGCGTGTATCTGCGCCGGGCCGGGCACAGGCGGGTGCTGGTTCTGGTGAGCACGGGGCTGCCGGAAGCCATTGGCCAGGCGGCCCGGGCCGGCATGGCCGGCGAAGGGGTGGAGGTCGCGCACTGGGAGGAAGCGGCGGACAACCGCTTCGAGGACGCGGCCGCCGGGTTCGCCGCGCTGCCCAAAAAAATCGCGGCCGTGGTGGGCATCGGCGGCGGCAAGGCCCTGGACATGGCCAAGTACCTGGCCTTTCTGGCCAGGCTTCCCTATTACGCTGTGCCCACCTCGCTTTCCAACGACGGGTTTTGCAGCCCCCAGTCGAGCCTGACCATGGGCGGCAAGCGCCGGTCCCTGGCCGCGGCCCTGCCCCAGGGCGTGGTCATCGACGTGACGGTGTGCCTGTCCGCGCCGAAAATCCTGTGGCTTTCCGGGGTGGGCGACCTGGCTTCCAAGCTGACCGCCGTGTTTGACTGGAAGCTGGCCTTCCACCACCGGGGCGAGCCGGTGGACGATCTGGCCGCGCTTTTATCCGACGCCACGGTACACCAGTTCATGGACAGCCCGCGTTTCGACGAGCCCAGCCTGGCGCTGCTCGGCACGGCGCTGATGCTTAACGGCATCGCCATGGAAATGTGCGGCTCGTCGCGCCCGGCCAGCGGCTCCGAACACCTCATCTCCCACGCCCTGGACGCGACTGCGGCCCGGCCCCGGCTCCACGGCCTGCAAGTGGGCACGGCCGGCTACATCGTCAGCCGTCTTCAGGGCGGACAGCAGACCGACACCCTGGCCCGGCTCTTTACCGAAACGGGCTTTTTCGACGCCATCCGGGCCGACCCCTTTTCCCGGTCGGAATGGATCACGGCGGTGCGGCTGGCGCCGGGCGTCAAGGACGATTTTTTTACAGTCCTTTCGTTGCGGGACTGCCTGACCGAGGTGCTGCAAACCATCGACCACGATCCGCTTTTGGCGGGCTGCTTCACGGACTGA
- a CDS encoding HAD-IB family phosphatase — translation MPDAVLVSDFDGTMTADDFYRLVATRLLPPEALAPWDEYRAGRMTHFQALKTIFSRIRAPEEDVLAVVADMGLDPGLAASLDKLRRGGFEVVVASAGCDWYIRRLLAGAGVTLEVHANPGTYRPGGPLVMDAPPASPLTCPETGVDKAAVVRDAASRASVVAFAGDGFADLPAALLVPRERRFARADLAQALAARGETFRTFSVWSDIADMLLAGEART, via the coding sequence ATGCCCGATGCCGTGCTGGTCAGCGATTTCGACGGGACCATGACCGCCGACGATTTTTACCGACTGGTCGCGACGCGCTTGTTGCCGCCGGAAGCGCTTGCGCCCTGGGACGAATACCGGGCCGGTCGGATGACCCATTTCCAGGCGCTCAAAACGATTTTCAGCCGCATCCGCGCGCCCGAGGAAGATGTCCTGGCCGTGGTGGCGGACATGGGGCTCGACCCGGGCCTGGCCGCCTCCCTGGACAAGCTGCGCCGGGGCGGCTTCGAGGTTGTCGTGGCCTCGGCCGGCTGTGACTGGTACATCCGCCGGCTTCTGGCCGGGGCCGGGGTGACCCTCGAGGTGCACGCCAACCCCGGAACCTACCGGCCGGGCGGGCCGCTGGTCATGGACGCGCCGCCGGCCTCGCCCCTGACCTGCCCGGAGACGGGCGTGGACAAGGCGGCGGTGGTGCGCGACGCGGCCTCGCGGGCGTCGGTGGTGGCCTTTGCCGGGGACGGGTTCGCCGATCTGCCGGCGGCGCTGCTCGTGCCGCGCGAACGGCGTTTCGCTCGGGCCGACCTGGCCCAGGCGCTTGCGGCGCGCGGCGAGACGTTCCGGACGTTTTCGGTCTGGTCGGACATCGCGGACATGCTGCTGGCCGGGGAGGCGAGGACGTGA